The Alphaproteobacteria bacterium sequence GACGGCCTCTTGAATCTGCAAACTAGTGGCGGAATTATATTCGTCTCCGCACTGGCATACGTGCCGTTGCCGTTCTTGCTGGTCAGTGCCGCACTGAGGGGGATGGACCCATCGCTCGAAGAAAGCGCACGCATCCACGGGGCAACTACTTTCCAATCGCTGAGGTTGATAACGCTTCCGCTGATGCTACCGGCAATTCTCGGTAGTGCATTGCTCGTTTTCGTGCAAACGATGGGCCTGTTCAGCGTGCCCGCGGTCCTGGGTATGCCCAGCGGGATCTACGTTGCGGGAACCGAGATCTATCGCTCGCTCAACAATTTCCCGCCCCGGGTCAATCAAGCCGCCGCTTGGGGTCTGTTACTGTTGGGTATAACGTCTCTTCTCGTTTGGATGCAGACAGCCCTCCTCAATCGCCGTTCTTTCGTGACGATCACCGGCAAGGCATATCGGCCTCGCATTCTCGAGATTGGATCGACTAGATACGCGCTTGCCGTCGTCGCCTGGCTCTACATTACGGCGGCTGTGATCCTGCCCCTTGCGACGCTCGTGTGGGCCGCACTCGTGAATTTCATCACTGTCGACTTCAAGTTGATGTCATTCGATTTCCGGCATTTTAGGTACGTCCTGCTCGAATACCCCAAAACATATCTCGCAATGGAGAACAGCATCATTTTAGGAATCGCGACTGCCACCGTCGGATGCGCTCTAGGGCTCGGTACAAGCTGGATTATCGTGCGCACACGTAGCCGATTGCGCCTTTATCTCGACCAAGTCAGCATGTTTCCACTTGCCGTGCCATCGATGGTGTTGGCCCTTGGCGTGCTTTGGGTATATGTCCGGGCCACGTGGCTTCCGATTTACGGCACGATCTGGATCCTGCTTGTGGCCTATGTGACACATTACATTCCCATCTGCGTGCGGGCTGGCTCCGGGGCACTTCGCTCCCTGCACGTCGAACTCGAGGATGCGGCTCGCATTACGGGTGCGAGCTGGACAAAGATGCTTCGTTGGATCACCTATCCATTGACGCGCCCCACATTGATTTCCACCTGGACACTTTTATTCATCCTATCTCTGCAGGAAATCAGCTCTTCGATCCTCCTGTACACGAGCCGCACGACGGTACTCTCGGTCGCAGTATTCGACCTTTGGGAGGCGGGCAATGTCAACGCGCTGGCTGCCCTCGGAGTCGTTCAGCTCGCGATCACTTTCCTCGTCCTGCTCGGTTTCTTGCAGTTTCGCCGCGAGATCCGCGTATGAGCGCATTTCTGGAGGTCGAGCACCTTACCGCCGGATATGGACCGCTCGTTGCCGTCGAAGACGTTACATTCGCTGTGAGCCAGGGTGAGCATGTGACGCTTCTCGGCCCATCGGGCTGCGGGAAGACGACAACCTTGCGAACAATCGCAGGATTGGAGACCCCGAAGAGCGGGCGCATTGTGATCGATGGCAAGGTTATATTCGATGCCGACGAAGGCCGAAATGTACCGCCGGAAAAGCGCGGCCTTGCGATGGTGTTCCAATCCTACGCCATCTGGCCCCACATGAGCGTTTTCGATAACGTTGGCTTCGGCTTCCGTGTGCGCGGAATAGGGCGACGACAGGCTCGCCCAGCCGTCGAGCGTGCACTCTCTCTCGTCACCTTGTCTGCTGTCGCCGGCCGTCCGGCGAGTGCACTATCGGGCGGCCAGCAACAGCGCGTCGCGCTTGCGCGAGCCATCGCCTATGAGAGCAAAGTCCTTCTCCTCGACGAGCCAATGTCCAATTTGGACGCGCAATTACGAACGGAAATGCGTGAGGAGTTGAACGACCTTCGCCGCCAATTGGGATTCACCGCAGTATACGTCACGCACGACCAGGAAGAGGCTTTCGCGCTTTCGGATCGGATCGTCGTAATGCGAGGCGGACGCATCGAGCAACAGGGTGCGCCAAGCGAGATTTATTGCGCGCCCAAAACGTCCTTCGTCGCCGCCTTTCTCGGCATGAAGAATATCTTCGATGCGGAACTTTATCCCATTTCCGGCGACCGCAAGATGGTCGAGGCAAGGCTCGCGCCCGATGTCGTGCTTCGAGTTCTAAATTCATGGATAACTGCAGCAGCGTCGCATCCTGCGAGGATTGGCTTTAGGCCCATTGACGTGCGACTCGAGACTGCGGGTGCTGCGCCGGCGGAAGGAACCCCGGGCATTGTGACGCGGTCACTTTTCTTAGGTGACGTTGCCCACTACTATGTCCGCTCGGGACCGATCGAGATCTGTGCTCATGGCCGGCCGCGCTCTGAGATCGTGGAAGGTCGAGCCGTCCGATGGTCGGTCGATCCCGACCGCTGTGTGGTTCTTCGGGAATAGCATGCAGTGTAATGGTGGCGAACTGTGGAGTAGATGCAATGACGGCCGCCGGCGCTTCGACCATCCAAGATCGGCAGCGCGCTAATCGCGGTCTGCGCATACTTTGTCCGAACGGCCATCTCGGTTTCGCACCGACCAAACTCGGCAGTTTCCAGCTTGGGCTCGCGGCCGAGCCCGACCTGATCGCGTGCGATTCCGGAAGTTGCGATTGCGGGCCCGGTCCCCTGGGCTCCGACGGAAGTGCGAGTCCGCTTGCCTGGCAAAGGCACGACATCGAGGCCATGCTTCTCGGCGCGCGGCGACTCAAGGTGCCGATGATAATCGGCTCGGCCGGTGACACGGGGACAAATAGTCGCGTCGATCGCTATGTCGAGATCGTGAAGGAGCTTGCCGAACGGCACAGGATTCCGCCCTTCAAGCTCGGTTATTTCTACTCCGAGGTTTCGAAGGATGTCGTGCGCGCGAAGATTGAGGCAAACGATCCCATCCGTGGTCTCGACGGCCGGCCGGACCTCACGCTTGCCGAGCTCGATGCCAGCGATCGCATCGTCGCCGTTGCAGGCGTTCATCCGTTTATCAAACTGCTCGACATGGGTGCAGACGTCATCATCGGCGGCCGCTGCAGCGACTGCGCGATTTTTGCAGCCCCTGCGATCCGAAGGGGATTTCCGGAAGGCCTTTCCTATTTTTACGGCAAAGTCATGGAGTGCGCCTCGTTTTGCGCCGAGCCTTATGCTGGCAAGGAGTCCATCATCGGCGAAATCACCATGAAGGATGTAAAGGTGACGGCGATGTTGCCGGAACAGCGCTGCACGGTCGCCTCGGTTGCGGCGCACTCAATGTACGAGCGAGGCAATCCTTATTTTGAATTTTTTCTCGGCGGCCATATCGACATGCGCGACTGCGTCTACGAGCAGTTCGATGACCGTACGACGCGGGTTACTGGCCCACGCTTCATTCCAGCCGAGGAGTTGCGGGTGAAACTGGAGGGTGCTGGCAAAGTCGGCGAGAGGTATGTGGGGATCGCCGGCGTGCGAGACCCCTATACGATCTCTCGCATCGACGAGGTGATTGCTTGGGCCAAAGCTGCTGTTAAAGAGCGCTATGGTGACGAAGGTTATCAACTTACCTACACCGTGTACGGCCGCGATGGAATCCTCGGCGAACTAGAGCCAATGCGTAATCGTCCAGCTCACGAACTTTGCATCGTCGTCCAGGGCGTGGCGTCCACAGGGGAGATGGCTGAAGAGATTTGCATGATTGGAACGCGGCAGATGTTTTATGCTCGTCTGCCGAACGTGAAAGGAACCGCGGGCGGCGTCGCTTTTATGCTTGATGAGGTCATGCCGGCGACGCCGGCCTATCGATGGACGCTCAATCACACAATGCGAATCGATCACCCCCTAGAGTTCTTCCCGGTTCATGTGACCGAAATAGGAGCGTAAGTAATGATCGATGCCGGCGTGCGCGTTCGGCCACTGGTGTCTCTGGCCAAGACG is a genomic window containing:
- a CDS encoding iron ABC transporter permease, whose protein sequence is MCFEKLGCRLSAADVSTERLVALGLSVVLTLLVISPLVAVTIAAVTDPAGLSAQPFIAVLGATRTIANTVTIAVGTTLFASIVGGALALFLARINTPSRALLSQLVTLPLYITPLLTAIAWSWLGSPRGGLINIFGRQVLGVDGLLNLQTSGGIIFVSALAYVPLPFLLVSAALRGMDPSLEESARIHGATTFQSLRLITLPLMLPAILGSALLVFVQTMGLFSVPAVLGMPSGIYVAGTEIYRSLNNFPPRVNQAAAWGLLLLGITSLLVWMQTALLNRRSFVTITGKAYRPRILEIGSTRYALAVVAWLYITAAVILPLATLVWAALVNFITVDFKLMSFDFRHFRYVLLEYPKTYLAMENSIILGIATATVGCALGLGTSWIIVRTRSRLRLYLDQVSMFPLAVPSMVLALGVLWVYVRATWLPIYGTIWILLVAYVTHYIPICVRAGSGALRSLHVELEDAARITGASWTKMLRWITYPLTRPTLISTWTLLFILSLQEISSSILLYTSRTTVLSVAVFDLWEAGNVNALAALGVVQLAITFLVLLGFLQFRREIRV
- a CDS encoding ABC transporter ATP-binding protein translates to MSAFLEVEHLTAGYGPLVAVEDVTFAVSQGEHVTLLGPSGCGKTTTLRTIAGLETPKSGRIVIDGKVIFDADEGRNVPPEKRGLAMVFQSYAIWPHMSVFDNVGFGFRVRGIGRRQARPAVERALSLVTLSAVAGRPASALSGGQQQRVALARAIAYESKVLLLDEPMSNLDAQLRTEMREELNDLRRQLGFTAVYVTHDQEEAFALSDRIVVMRGGRIEQQGAPSEIYCAPKTSFVAAFLGMKNIFDAELYPISGDRKMVEARLAPDVVLRVLNSWITAAASHPARIGFRPIDVRLETAGAAPAEGTPGIVTRSLFLGDVAHYYVRSGPIEICAHGRPRSEIVEGRAVRWSVDPDRCVVLRE
- a CDS encoding acyclic terpene utilization AtuA family protein gives rise to the protein MTAAGASTIQDRQRANRGLRILCPNGHLGFAPTKLGSFQLGLAAEPDLIACDSGSCDCGPGPLGSDGSASPLAWQRHDIEAMLLGARRLKVPMIIGSAGDTGTNSRVDRYVEIVKELAERHRIPPFKLGYFYSEVSKDVVRAKIEANDPIRGLDGRPDLTLAELDASDRIVAVAGVHPFIKLLDMGADVIIGGRCSDCAIFAAPAIRRGFPEGLSYFYGKVMECASFCAEPYAGKESIIGEITMKDVKVTAMLPEQRCTVASVAAHSMYERGNPYFEFFLGGHIDMRDCVYEQFDDRTTRVTGPRFIPAEELRVKLEGAGKVGERYVGIAGVRDPYTISRIDEVIAWAKAAVKERYGDEGYQLTYTVYGRDGILGELEPMRNRPAHELCIVVQGVASTGEMAEEICMIGTRQMFYARLPNVKGTAGGVAFMLDEVMPATPAYRWTLNHTMRIDHPLEFFPVHVTEIGA